From the genome of Yersinia enterocolitica, one region includes:
- a CDS encoding NUDIX domain-containing protein, with the protein MSVAVGVGVIIVNQQGEVLLGKRCGQHAPYWSIPGGHMEAGESFEQAAKREIAEETGLNIKDISVIALCNNIATWRAEGKHTVSVCLLAQHAGGQPELKEPDKCQQWLWCNPRELPEPHFEASRHAIDLWLNKQFYYPFD; encoded by the coding sequence ATGTCCGTTGCAGTCGGTGTGGGTGTCATTATCGTTAATCAACAAGGTGAGGTGTTACTGGGTAAACGTTGCGGTCAGCACGCCCCTTATTGGTCGATTCCCGGTGGTCACATGGAGGCTGGAGAGTCTTTTGAACAAGCCGCAAAACGTGAAATAGCCGAAGAAACAGGCTTAAATATCAAAGATATAAGTGTTATCGCGTTATGCAATAACATCGCCACCTGGCGCGCAGAAGGTAAACATACCGTTTCCGTTTGCTTGTTGGCGCAACACGCCGGTGGGCAGCCAGAGCTGAAAGAACCAGACAAGTGTCAGCAATGGCTATGGTGCAATCCGCGGGAATTACCCGAACCTCATTTTGAAGCCAGTCGTCATGCCATCGATTTATGGTTAAATAAGCAGTTCTATTATCCCTTCGACTAA
- a CDS encoding cytochrome C: protein MSKKQTGFVKRRRWGWLWLLLIGIIIGAALLAGTATVFHKTSDTAFCVSCHTMQQPLAEYQGSVHFQNTKGIRAECADCHVPHEPLDYLWTKIRAVKDIYGEMVGTINTPEKYEAHKLAMAQSVWKTLKENDSATCRSCHSFDAMDITGQSAEARIQHPVAIKQGETCIDCHKGVAHILPDMSEVTQAGAAELATAAAQTPATATTLYTIATEPFFMNAGDSHNAGNLMPSTQVEVVKQQGDQVLVDVKGWQQDGVAEVFYAAQGKRILSVLLGEDAQKALKTLNTQTDAETNLVWHQVALQVWLPKKQLVDDQQKIWRYAADMMSANCTGCHGLTALDRFNANQWIGVIKGMAPRTSLTQEQLRVMTQYVQKHASDMPAKL, encoded by the coding sequence ATGAGCAAGAAACAAACTGGCTTCGTGAAGCGACGCCGGTGGGGATGGTTATGGCTCCTGCTGATCGGCATCATTATTGGTGCTGCACTATTAGCAGGTACCGCCACCGTCTTTCATAAAACCAGTGATACCGCGTTCTGCGTGTCCTGTCACACCATGCAACAGCCATTGGCTGAATATCAAGGCAGTGTCCACTTCCAAAACACCAAAGGCATCCGTGCTGAATGTGCTGACTGCCATGTGCCACACGAACCGCTTGATTATCTGTGGACCAAAATCCGCGCGGTCAAAGATATCTACGGTGAAATGGTTGGCACTATTAATACACCTGAGAAATATGAAGCCCATAAACTCGCCATGGCGCAGTCGGTATGGAAAACGCTAAAAGAGAATGACTCGGCCACTTGCCGCTCATGTCACAGCTTTGATGCGATGGATATCACCGGGCAAAGTGCTGAAGCGCGGATTCAGCATCCGGTGGCAATTAAGCAAGGTGAAACCTGTATCGATTGCCATAAAGGTGTGGCCCATATCCTGCCGGATATGAGTGAGGTGACCCAGGCTGGCGCGGCAGAGTTGGCAACGGCGGCGGCACAAACACCCGCAACGGCGACCACTTTATATACCATCGCCACCGAGCCTTTCTTTATGAATGCTGGTGACAGCCATAACGCCGGTAACCTGATGCCCTCAACACAAGTTGAAGTGGTAAAACAGCAAGGTGATCAGGTGTTGGTTGATGTTAAAGGCTGGCAGCAAGATGGGGTGGCCGAAGTGTTCTATGCCGCACAAGGGAAACGTATTCTGAGTGTATTACTGGGCGAGGACGCACAAAAAGCGCTGAAAACATTGAATACGCAAACCGATGCAGAAACCAATCTGGTTTGGCATCAAGTTGCACTACAGGTGTGGTTACCTAAGAAACAACTCGTTGATGATCAACAGAAAATTTGGCGCTATGCCGCAGATATGATGTCGGCCAACTGTACCGGCTGCCACGGTTTAACCGCACTGGATCGCTTCAACGCTAACCAATGGATTGGGGTAATCAAAGGCATGGCACCACGCACCTCCCTGACTCAGGAACAGTTGCGTGTGATGACACAGTATGTACAAAAACATGCCAGTGATATGCCGGCCAAGCTGTAA
- a CDS encoding HPr family phosphocarrier protein (phosphoenolpyruvate (PEP)-dependent, sugar transporting phosphotransferase system; catalyzes the phosphorylation of incoming sugar substrates concomitant with their translocation across the cell membrane; IIA is phosphorylated by phospho-HPr which then transfers the phosphoryl group to the IIB component), with protein sequence MFQLSTQDIHLAAQADSKNDAITQVAAALTQAGCVAAAYVDGMLAREQQTSTYLGNGIAIPHGTTDTRDLVLNTGVQVFQFPQGIAWGEDQTAYIVIGIAARSDEHLALLRQLTHVLSDDAVAARLAKTTSAEELRSLLMGEQKTAEFHFDTSLIAIDVAADNLITLQALNAGRLQQIGAVDAHFVSDVITREPLNLGQGIWLSDSTEGNLVSAATVSRPVAAFEHHGEKVALLLTLSVADDQPLSVLNYLSDLLLAKKADALLNADAAALLALLTSEYVEQNEVLSAEFAIRNEHGLHARPGTILVNTIKQFTSEITVTNLDGTGKPANGRSLMKVVALGVKKGNRLRFTASGEDAQAALDAIGEAIAAGLGEGAA encoded by the coding sequence ATGTTCCAGTTATCTACGCAAGATATCCATCTGGCTGCACAGGCAGACAGCAAAAACGATGCTATTACTCAGGTTGCTGCAGCACTTACTCAGGCTGGCTGTGTTGCCGCCGCTTATGTCGATGGCATGCTGGCCCGCGAGCAGCAAACCTCTACTTACCTGGGTAATGGCATTGCCATTCCACATGGTACCACTGATACTCGCGACCTGGTGCTAAACACCGGTGTGCAAGTTTTCCAATTCCCGCAGGGTATTGCATGGGGCGAAGATCAAACCGCCTATATTGTAATCGGTATCGCCGCGCGTTCAGATGAACATCTGGCATTGTTACGCCAACTGACCCATGTATTAAGTGATGATGCCGTTGCTGCACGTCTGGCGAAAACTACCTCGGCTGAAGAGTTACGCAGTTTGCTGATGGGTGAGCAAAAAACCGCTGAATTCCATTTTGACACGTCACTGATCGCAATCGATGTGGCGGCTGACAATCTGATCACGCTGCAAGCACTGAATGCCGGTCGCTTGCAACAAATTGGCGCAGTAGATGCTCATTTTGTCAGCGATGTCATTACCCGTGAGCCACTCAATTTGGGACAGGGTATCTGGCTGAGCGACAGTACTGAAGGTAATTTGGTCAGTGCTGCCACAGTAAGCCGCCCGGTAGCTGCATTTGAGCACCATGGCGAAAAAGTGGCGCTGTTGCTGACGCTCTCCGTGGCCGATGACCAACCGCTGTCGGTATTGAACTATTTAAGTGATTTACTGTTGGCGAAAAAAGCTGACGCTTTGCTGAACGCTGATGCTGCCGCCTTGCTAGCGTTGCTCACCAGTGAGTATGTCGAGCAGAATGAAGTATTAAGCGCTGAGTTTGCTATCCGTAATGAACACGGGTTACATGCGCGCCCAGGGACGATTTTAGTCAATACAATCAAACAGTTTACCAGTGAAATCACCGTGACCAATCTGGACGGCACCGGTAAACCCGCTAATGGACGTAGTCTGATGAAAGTTGTGGCTTTAGGGGTTAAAAAAGGCAATCGCCTGCGCTTTACCGCCAGTGGTGAAGATGCACAAGCAGCATTGGATGCTATTGGTGAAGCTATCGCCGCCGGTTTGGGCGAGGGGGCAGCATGA
- a CDS encoding YeiH family putative sulfate export transporter produces MATSHTKELPRTHQFPLSRYIAGLVLTGVITGLALNVGDMPWFINMGLGALTLAILFGIVVGNTLYPWVQPVCSDGVVFAKQHLLRLGIILYGFRLTFQQVADVGATGMVIDLLTLSSTFVLACWLGKRVFALDQQTVMLIGAGSSICGAAAIMATEPVLKADASKVAVAVATVVIFGTLAIFVYPWLYQLNLHYQWLPFSQETFGIFAGSTIHEVAQVVAAGHAIGDQAENAAVITKMIRVMMLAPFLLLLSAYLARCNIKAGSEKREKSAITIPWFAVIFILMAGFNSLNLLPAAWVNHLITLDTILLAMAMAALGLTTHVGSIRQAGVKPLLLALLLFVWLIVGGTGINLLVQHIAA; encoded by the coding sequence ATGGCGACTTCTCATACTAAAGAACTCCCTCGAACACATCAGTTCCCCCTAAGCCGCTATATTGCGGGCTTGGTGTTAACCGGCGTGATTACCGGGTTGGCGCTCAACGTGGGTGATATGCCGTGGTTTATCAATATGGGGTTGGGGGCACTGACGCTGGCCATTTTGTTTGGCATCGTGGTCGGCAATACCTTGTATCCGTGGGTACAACCCGTCTGCTCTGATGGCGTCGTCTTCGCCAAACAGCATTTATTGCGTCTGGGTATCATTTTATACGGCTTCCGGCTGACCTTTCAACAAGTGGCGGATGTGGGGGCTACCGGTATGGTTATTGACCTTTTGACCCTCAGTTCAACCTTTGTGCTGGCATGTTGGCTGGGTAAACGGGTATTTGCTCTGGACCAGCAAACCGTAATGTTAATTGGTGCCGGTAGCAGTATTTGTGGCGCCGCAGCTATTATGGCCACCGAGCCGGTGCTAAAAGCTGATGCCAGCAAAGTGGCGGTTGCTGTCGCCACTGTGGTGATTTTCGGCACGCTCGCCATTTTTGTCTACCCATGGTTGTATCAGCTAAACCTGCATTACCAATGGTTGCCGTTTAGTCAGGAAACCTTTGGTATTTTTGCCGGTTCAACGATTCATGAGGTCGCACAGGTGGTTGCCGCCGGGCATGCCATCGGTGATCAAGCTGAAAACGCCGCCGTGATTACTAAAATGATCCGGGTAATGATGCTGGCTCCATTCCTATTGTTACTCTCAGCCTATTTGGCGCGTTGCAACATCAAAGCCGGCAGTGAAAAACGGGAAAAAAGTGCCATCACTATTCCTTGGTTTGCAGTGATATTTATTCTGATGGCCGGGTTTAACTCACTGAATCTATTACCTGCGGCATGGGTGAATCACCTGATTACACTGGACACCATTTTGCTGGCGATGGCGATGGCCGCACTCGGACTGACCACTCATGTGGGCTCTATCCGTCAGGCTGGGGTAAAACCGTTATTATTGGCACTGCTGCTGTTTGTCTGGCTGATAGTCGGTGGGACCGGCATCAATTTGCTGGTGCAACATATCGCGGCATAA
- a CDS encoding deoxyribonuclease IV, producing the protein MKFVGAHVSAAGGVDQAVIRAHELEATAFALFTKNQRQWRAAPLAEDVIEKFKQACELYGYSSAQILPHDSYLINLGHPVTEALEKSREAFIDEIARCQQLGLSLLNFHPGSHLLQIDEDKCLARIAESINMALDVSEGVTAVIENTAGQGSNLGFKFEHLAAIIDGVEDKSRVGVCIDTCHAFAAGYDLRTEEDCEHTFKQLSDIVGFQYLRGMHLNDAKSEFNSRVDRHHSLGEGNIGKTVFSYIMRDPRFDNIPLILETVNPDIWAEEIAWLKSQAELTS; encoded by the coding sequence ATGAAATTTGTCGGTGCACATGTCAGCGCAGCAGGTGGTGTAGACCAGGCTGTTATTCGGGCGCACGAACTTGAGGCCACCGCCTTTGCCCTGTTTACCAAGAATCAACGTCAGTGGCGTGCCGCACCGCTGGCAGAAGATGTGATAGAGAAGTTCAAGCAAGCTTGTGAGCTATACGGTTATAGCTCCGCTCAAATTCTGCCACATGACAGCTATCTAATTAATCTGGGCCATCCCGTCACTGAAGCGCTAGAAAAATCCCGCGAAGCCTTTATCGACGAGATAGCCCGCTGTCAACAACTGGGGCTGTCATTACTGAATTTCCACCCAGGCAGCCATTTACTGCAAATTGATGAAGATAAGTGTCTGGCACGTATTGCCGAATCTATCAATATGGCGCTCGATGTCAGTGAAGGGGTGACAGCAGTGATTGAAAACACCGCCGGTCAGGGCAGTAATCTGGGGTTTAAGTTTGAGCATCTGGCCGCCATCATTGATGGGGTGGAAGATAAGAGCCGCGTCGGTGTCTGCATTGATACTTGCCATGCTTTTGCTGCCGGTTATGATCTGCGCACGGAAGAAGATTGCGAACATACCTTCAAGCAACTTAGCGATATCGTCGGGTTTCAGTATCTGCGCGGTATGCATCTTAATGATGCGAAAAGTGAATTTAACAGCCGGGTCGATCGACACCACAGTCTCGGTGAGGGCAATATTGGTAAAACCGTGTTCAGCTATATTATGCGTGATCCCCGTTTTGATAATATCCCGCTGATTTTAGAAACGGTCAATCCTGATATTTGGGCTGAAGAGATAGCCTGGCTGAAGTCACAAGCTGAACTCACAAGCTAA
- a CDS encoding PTS fructose transporter subunit IIBC has protein sequence MKTLLIIDSSLGQARGHLATLMLGAAAAKAGLSWVENATDAELVIVAGQSAPADSALNGKKLYIGDVEKAVRDPDGFLAQAIAQAKPYQAAVAVAPATTTVVGPKRIVAITACPTGVAHTFMAAEAIESEAKKRGWWVKVETRGSVGAGNAITPEEVAAADLVIVAADIEVDLDKFAGKPMYRTTTGLALKKTVQELDKALVEAEVYQPKTGSSTGTKKTETGGPYRHLLTGVSYMLPMVVAGGLCIALSFVFGIKAFEVKGTLAAALMQIGGGSAFALMVPVLAGFIAFSIADRPGLTPGLIGGMLAVSTGAGFLGGIIAGFLAGYVAKAISTKLRLPQSMEALKPILIIPLVASLIVGLIMIYVVGTPVAKIMAGLTNWLQSMGTANAVLLGAILGAMMCTDMGGPVNKAAYAFGVALLSSSVYAPMAAIMAAGMVPPLAMGLATLLARHKFDKGEQEGGKAALVLGLCFISEGAIPFAARDPMRVLPCCIAGGALTGALSMAFGAQLMAPHGGLFVLLIPGAIHPVLLYLVAIIAGTVLAGGLYAMLKRADVVVAKAA, from the coding sequence ATGAAAACGCTACTAATAATAGACAGTTCGCTCGGGCAGGCCAGAGGCCACCTTGCGACACTGATGTTGGGTGCTGCGGCGGCAAAAGCAGGACTGAGCTGGGTTGAGAATGCCACTGATGCAGAGCTGGTGATTGTCGCCGGGCAATCAGCCCCGGCTGACAGTGCGCTGAACGGTAAAAAACTCTATATCGGTGATGTGGAAAAAGCGGTGCGCGATCCTGATGGTTTCCTGGCGCAAGCCATTGCGCAGGCTAAACCTTACCAGGCTGCGGTTGCTGTCGCACCCGCGACCACCACGGTGGTTGGCCCGAAACGTATTGTGGCTATTACCGCCTGCCCGACAGGCGTAGCACACACCTTTATGGCTGCTGAAGCCATTGAAAGTGAAGCGAAAAAACGTGGCTGGTGGGTGAAGGTAGAAACCCGAGGCTCCGTTGGTGCCGGTAATGCAATTACACCAGAAGAAGTGGCTGCGGCTGATCTGGTGATTGTTGCTGCGGATATTGAAGTGGATTTGGATAAGTTTGCTGGCAAACCGATGTACCGTACCACGACAGGTTTGGCGCTGAAGAAAACCGTACAAGAACTGGATAAAGCACTGGTTGAAGCTGAAGTCTATCAGCCTAAAACCGGCAGCAGCACCGGTACCAAAAAAACAGAAACCGGTGGTCCTTATCGTCACCTACTGACCGGTGTGTCTTACATGTTGCCAATGGTGGTTGCTGGCGGCTTGTGTATTGCCCTGTCATTTGTGTTCGGTATTAAAGCCTTTGAAGTGAAAGGCACATTGGCTGCCGCCTTGATGCAAATTGGTGGCGGTTCTGCTTTTGCGCTGATGGTACCTGTTCTGGCCGGTTTCATTGCATTCTCAATTGCTGATCGTCCGGGTCTGACCCCAGGCTTGATTGGCGGGATGTTGGCAGTGAGTACCGGGGCTGGTTTCCTCGGCGGTATTATCGCAGGTTTCCTGGCCGGTTATGTGGCGAAAGCAATCAGCACTAAGCTGCGTTTGCCGCAAAGTATGGAAGCACTTAAACCGATATTGATTATTCCACTGGTAGCGAGTCTGATAGTGGGTTTGATTATGATTTATGTGGTCGGTACGCCGGTGGCAAAAATCATGGCAGGTCTGACTAACTGGCTGCAATCCATGGGTACCGCCAATGCCGTGTTGTTGGGGGCTATCCTCGGCGCCATGATGTGTACCGATATGGGGGGGCCGGTGAACAAAGCCGCCTACGCGTTTGGTGTGGCACTCCTGAGTTCTTCTGTTTACGCGCCGATGGCCGCTATCATGGCCGCAGGGATGGTTCCTCCGCTGGCGATGGGACTGGCAACACTGTTGGCACGTCACAAGTTTGACAAAGGTGAGCAGGAAGGGGGCAAGGCTGCATTGGTTCTGGGGCTGTGCTTTATCTCTGAAGGGGCAATTCCGTTTGCTGCCCGTGACCCGATGCGTGTCTTGCCGTGCTGTATCGCCGGTGGTGCGCTGACAGGTGCATTGTCTATGGCATTCGGTGCGCAACTGATGGCCCCACACGGTGGTTTGTTCGTGTTACTGATCCCTGGGGCAATTCATCCGGTGCTGCTGTATCTGGTGGCAATCATTGCCGGTACCGTATTGGCCGGTGGTCTGTATGCGATGTTGAAACGCGCTGATGTCGTGGTCGCAAAAGCGGCATAA
- a CDS encoding trimethylamine-N-oxide reductase TorA, with protein MTKYEQQPLEMSRRRFLLGTSALAVLPIVGGLWPKSALAQAISQALPQFLALRQAQKGILTGAHWGAFEAIVENGRMIGVQPVKDDPWPNDLITMAPYQVHADNRIKYPMVRKSWLEGGPGSHTELRGRDEWVRVSWDKATELVCGEIVRVQKDHGPQALYAGSYGWKSVGMLHNSRTLLQRLMNLSGGFLGYAGDYSTGAAQVIMTHVMGSMEVYEQQTAWPNVVDNSELVILWGCNPMITLKNSWNIPDHVGQTGFEALKKKGTKVISIDPVHNDSAKFTNAQWIAPRPYTDSAMLIGIAHTLLTEKLHNPDFIKTYTIGFDKFQAYLLGETDGQPKNAEWAADISGVDADVLRQLARDMAKQRTMIMGGWGIQRQHHGEQQHWLLVTVAAMLGQIGLPGGGFGFSYHYSSGGSPTAKGGILPGISAGSAPKNSPSPIPVARIAECLANPGKVIDFNGTKVTYPDVKMVYVAGGNTFHQHQDTNNLVKAWQHPETIVVNEPYWTATAKHADIVLPATTSYERNDLEMGGDYSQLYVFPMHQCVPPQHEARNDFDIFAAMATKLGVIDAFTEGKDETQWLKAMYDDMKSQARTARVALPPFDMFWQSNNYIRFPIPEANQQWVRFADYRDNPLLNPLGTPSGKIEIYSDTIAKMEYADCQGIPTWMPPHEWYRGVEAKKYPLSLNTAHPINRLHSQLDNTPLREKYAVADREAILISPQDAKGRNIVNGDLVRAFNDRGQILVGAVVSEDVRPGVVRISEGAWFDPADPAVPGSLCKNGNINCLTFDIGSSSLAQGNCGQMAQLEIEKYTGPVLKNTAHAVPAGA; from the coding sequence ATGACTAAATACGAACAACAACCGTTAGAAATGAGCCGCCGTCGCTTCTTACTCGGAACCAGCGCACTGGCTGTATTGCCTATCGTTGGTGGCCTGTGGCCCAAATCTGCATTAGCCCAAGCCATCAGTCAGGCATTACCTCAGTTTCTGGCACTGCGTCAGGCGCAAAAAGGTATTCTGACCGGCGCTCATTGGGGCGCATTTGAAGCTATCGTTGAGAACGGCCGGATGATCGGTGTGCAACCTGTCAAAGATGATCCATGGCCGAATGACCTGATCACTATGGCACCCTATCAGGTGCATGCCGATAACCGCATCAAATACCCGATGGTGCGTAAAAGTTGGTTGGAAGGCGGCCCCGGCAGCCATACCGAACTGCGTGGCCGGGATGAGTGGGTACGCGTCAGTTGGGATAAAGCCACTGAACTGGTATGCGGCGAAATTGTGCGGGTGCAGAAAGACCACGGTCCGCAAGCGCTGTACGCCGGATCTTATGGCTGGAAAAGTGTGGGGATGCTACATAACAGCCGCACGCTACTACAACGCTTAATGAACCTGAGTGGGGGTTTTTTGGGCTATGCCGGTGACTATTCAACCGGTGCGGCACAGGTGATTATGACCCACGTCATGGGGTCAATGGAGGTCTACGAACAGCAGACGGCCTGGCCAAACGTGGTAGATAACAGTGAACTGGTGATCCTCTGGGGCTGTAACCCAATGATCACCTTGAAAAACAGTTGGAATATCCCCGATCATGTGGGTCAAACTGGTTTTGAAGCGCTGAAAAAGAAAGGTACCAAAGTTATCAGTATTGATCCGGTGCATAACGACAGTGCTAAATTCACCAATGCACAATGGATTGCGCCACGGCCATATACCGACAGCGCCATGTTGATCGGTATCGCCCATACGCTATTGACAGAAAAACTGCATAATCCTGACTTTATAAAAACCTACACTATTGGTTTTGATAAATTCCAGGCCTATCTGCTCGGTGAAACTGACGGTCAGCCGAAAAACGCAGAATGGGCGGCGGATATCAGTGGTGTGGATGCCGATGTGTTGCGCCAACTGGCGCGAGATATGGCTAAACAGCGCACCATGATTATGGGGGGTTGGGGGATTCAACGTCAGCATCACGGTGAGCAGCAACACTGGTTACTGGTCACGGTCGCGGCAATGCTGGGCCAAATTGGCCTGCCGGGTGGCGGCTTTGGCTTCAGCTATCACTACTCCTCTGGCGGTAGCCCAACGGCCAAGGGCGGCATTTTACCGGGGATTTCTGCCGGGAGTGCACCGAAGAACTCACCATCGCCGATTCCAGTGGCGCGGATTGCCGAATGTTTGGCCAATCCAGGGAAAGTCATTGATTTCAATGGCACCAAAGTCACCTATCCAGATGTCAAAATGGTCTATGTGGCCGGTGGCAATACTTTCCATCAGCATCAGGATACCAACAATCTGGTGAAAGCCTGGCAGCACCCTGAAACCATTGTGGTTAACGAACCCTATTGGACCGCCACCGCCAAGCACGCCGATATTGTATTACCGGCGACCACCAGCTATGAGCGTAATGATCTGGAAATGGGCGGCGACTACTCACAACTTTATGTCTTCCCGATGCACCAGTGCGTACCGCCACAGCATGAAGCGCGTAATGATTTTGATATCTTCGCGGCGATGGCCACCAAGCTGGGGGTGATTGATGCCTTTACCGAGGGCAAAGATGAGACTCAGTGGCTGAAAGCGATGTACGACGATATGAAGTCACAGGCCCGTACCGCACGGGTCGCCCTGCCGCCATTCGATATGTTCTGGCAATCGAACAACTACATTCGCTTCCCTATCCCCGAAGCGAACCAGCAGTGGGTGCGCTTTGCTGATTATCGTGACAATCCATTGCTCAACCCGCTGGGTACCCCATCTGGCAAGATTGAGATCTACTCCGATACTATCGCTAAAATGGAATACGCCGATTGTCAGGGGATCCCGACCTGGATGCCACCTCATGAATGGTATCGCGGGGTGGAAGCGAAGAAATATCCACTGTCGCTAAACACCGCACACCCAATCAACCGGCTGCATTCACAGTTAGATAACACACCACTACGTGAAAAATACGCCGTGGCCGATCGGGAAGCGATACTGATAAGCCCACAGGATGCCAAGGGGCGTAACATTGTTAATGGCGATTTAGTCCGTGCGTTCAATGACCGTGGGCAGATATTGGTAGGTGCTGTGGTATCTGAAGATGTACGTCCAGGGGTGGTGCGCATCAGCGAAGGGGCATGGTTTGACCCGGCGGATCCAGCGGTACCGGGTTCCCTTTGTAAGAACGGCAATATCAACTGCCTGACTTTCGATATTGGTTCTTCCAGTCTGGCGCAGGGTAACTGTGGGCAAATGGCGCAGCTTGAGATTGAGAAGTATACCGGACCGGTGCTGAAAAACACCGCGCATGCGGTTCCTGCTGGGGCTTAG
- a CDS encoding 1-phosphofructokinase, which yields MSRRVATITLNPAYDLVGFCPEIERGEVNLVKTAGLHAAGKGINVAKVLKDLGIDVTVGGFLGKDNQDGFQLLFSELGIANRFQVVPGRTRINVKLTEKDGEVTDFNFSGFEVNKPDWDRFVTDSLSWLGQFDMVAVSGSLPEGVNPDDFTDWMKRLRSQCPCIIFDSSREALVAGLKASPWLVKPNRRELEIWAGRPLPELGDVVEAAHALRDQGIAHVVISLGAEGALWVNASGAWLAKPPACEVVSTVGAGDSMVGGLIYGLLMRESSEHTLRLATAVAALAVSQSNVGITDRPQLAAMMARVDLKPFN from the coding sequence ATGAGCAGAAGAGTTGCAACCATCACGCTGAACCCAGCTTATGATCTGGTGGGTTTTTGCCCTGAAATTGAACGCGGTGAAGTTAATTTGGTGAAAACTGCCGGCCTGCATGCCGCTGGTAAAGGGATTAATGTTGCCAAGGTGCTGAAAGACCTAGGGATTGATGTCACGGTCGGTGGCTTCCTGGGTAAAGATAACCAAGACGGTTTTCAACTGTTATTCAGCGAGCTGGGTATTGCTAACCGCTTTCAGGTGGTACCGGGCCGTACTCGCATTAACGTCAAACTGACAGAAAAAGATGGCGAAGTGACCGATTTCAACTTCTCCGGTTTTGAAGTCAATAAACCGGATTGGGATCGTTTTGTCACTGACTCGCTGAGCTGGTTGGGGCAATTCGATATGGTCGCGGTCAGTGGTAGCTTGCCCGAGGGCGTAAACCCTGATGACTTTACCGATTGGATGAAACGCCTGCGTAGCCAATGCCCGTGCATTATTTTCGACAGCAGTCGTGAAGCATTGGTCGCAGGCCTGAAAGCCTCACCTTGGTTGGTGAAACCCAATCGTCGTGAACTGGAGATCTGGGCGGGTCGTCCATTACCTGAATTGGGTGATGTGGTAGAAGCTGCACACGCTCTGCGTGATCAAGGGATTGCTCATGTGGTGATTTCTCTCGGGGCTGAAGGGGCATTATGGGTCAATGCGTCGGGTGCCTGGTTGGCAAAACCACCCGCCTGTGAAGTGGTCAGTACCGTCGGTGCTGGTGACTCCATGGTCGGTGGCCTGATTTATGGTTTGTTAATGCGCGAGTCCAGCGAGCACACGCTGCGTCTGGCAACAGCAGTTGCAGCTTTGGCGGTGAGTCAGAGCAATGTTGGTATTACGGATCGCCCGCAGTTGGCAGCCATGATGGCAAGAGTCGACCTGAAACCCTTTAATTAA
- a CDS encoding LysR family transcriptional regulator, with protein MHITLRQLEVFTEVLKSGSTTQASVVLALSQSAVSAALADLEGQLRVQLFDRVGKRLVTNEHGRLLYPKALALLDQAIEIEQLFLQDLGALRIAASSTIGNYMLPGMIAKYRRDFPDTPLELNIGNSQDVIEAVADFRGDLGLIEGPCHMPELMTKAWQQDELVVFAAPDNPLCHKMLALEELADAAWILRERGSGTREVLDHLLLAKLPHFKLVMELGNSEAIKRAVRYGMGISCLSRRVIADQLANGELIVLNIPLPPLIRTLYLIHHRQKHISNALQRFLSYCQEEV; from the coding sequence ATGCACATAACCTTACGTCAACTTGAAGTCTTTACTGAGGTGCTAAAAAGCGGCTCTACGACCCAAGCCTCGGTTGTGCTCGCGCTTTCACAATCGGCAGTCAGCGCTGCGTTGGCGGATTTGGAAGGGCAATTGAGGGTGCAACTGTTTGATAGGGTCGGTAAGCGTTTAGTCACCAATGAGCATGGGCGGTTGCTTTATCCCAAAGCATTGGCATTGCTGGATCAGGCAATTGAAATAGAACAGCTTTTTTTGCAGGACTTAGGCGCGTTGCGGATTGCTGCCAGCAGCACTATTGGTAACTATATGTTACCGGGCATGATTGCCAAATACCGGCGTGACTTTCCCGACACACCGCTGGAATTGAATATCGGTAACAGTCAGGATGTGATTGAAGCAGTGGCAGATTTTCGCGGTGATCTGGGGCTGATTGAAGGGCCGTGCCATATGCCGGAACTGATGACTAAAGCCTGGCAACAGGATGAGTTGGTGGTGTTTGCGGCCCCGGATAATCCGCTATGCCACAAGATGCTGGCACTGGAAGAACTGGCCGATGCGGCTTGGATCCTACGAGAGCGCGGTTCTGGCACCCGCGAAGTGCTCGATCACTTACTGTTGGCGAAATTACCACATTTCAAATTGGTTATGGAGCTGGGGAATTCAGAGGCGATTAAGCGGGCGGTGCGTTATGGCATGGGAATCAGTTGTTTGTCGCGCCGGGTGATTGCCGATCAACTGGCCAACGGCGAACTGATCGTACTCAACATCCCTTTGCCACCACTGATACGAACCTTATATCTGATTCATCATCGGCAAAAACATATCTCTAACGCCTTGCAGCGCTTTCTCAGCTACTGTCAGGAAGAGGTCTGA